GCCCAGGCGGCCATGGACGTTCTGCCCCTCCGCAAGTGGCGCGGCGTAGTAAACCTGTCCCAAAGTGCTCCGGCCGGACGCCTTGCGGACCTTATAGGGGCACAGTGGAAAGCTGGGATGCTTGTGCAACGGGATGGCACCCAGGTCCTGGCCGACGATCCCACGCGTCTGTTGTTTGGAGCGATCCAGACGCGTCCCTTTGCCCGTATTCATCTCGGCGATTTCTATAGGCTGATGCTCAGGGTTGATCGATGGGTCCCCGAGATCCTGTTCTCCCCAACACGCGGTGAGCAATCTCTCGTTTCGGAGCTTCTGCGTGACAGGGGCTGGGATGGCCGCGAACCTCTCCTTGTGTTTCAGCTCGGCGGGAGCACGTCGAACAGGCTCTGGCCCGTCGAATCCTTTGCCCGCGTAGGCAGGGAGGTTCACGCCTGGGGCCTGCGGCCGGTCCTCATCGGCCCCCCGGAGGAGAGAGCCCTTGCGCAGGCGTATTTCCAGCTTGCACCCGAAGGGGTCATTGACCTAGTGGGCTGCCTTCCAACGGACGCGCTGCCGGCGCTCTTCCACAAGGCCTGCGCGATGGTCGCCACAGACGTCGGAGCCGCACACATTGCAGCGCACTGCGGATGCAAAGTCGTCGGGATCTATTTTTCCACCGCTTGGGTGCACGAGACTGGACCCTATGGCGAGGACCACTGGGTCTGGCAGGTGGAGCTGCCCTGCGCGCCGTGCTTTGATCGCACCGCCTGCGTGGAGAGGCGATGCGCGAGGATCGTCCGCCCCGAGGATGTTCTGTGGACCCTAACCGAGGCCGGGCTTGCGCCGAGTTCGAAGAAAACGAGACCGCCTTCTTCGCCTTTGGCGCGCCTTTTCCGCTCGCGCCGGACGGATCTCGGGCTTTTGCGTTTTGAGCCCGTTTACCCGGCAGGCGACACGGTGCAGGACCGGCTCGCCGTCGCGGTTTCGGAGGCCGCATGGTTGGTGCTTACAGGGACAAGGTCCAGGAACACAGGCGACTGGGCACGGGATGGCGGTCACCGAATCGCACCAGAGCTCGTCGCCAGTGCCGAGGCCCTGCGAAGGATTGGGTGTCTTGCCCGAGCCGCAGAGCAAGAGTGCCGGGTTATTCTCCGGATGCTCCGGCAGAAGGCGCAGCTCGGGGACGTGAAGCGCCGGAACGATCGCTTGCGCGCCTTGGACGAGCAAATCGCCTCGACGGCGGAAGACTCTTTGCTTCTTAGGGGCTACCTCTCCACGGCCTTGCGAACTCTGCCCGGACACACTCCGACGGAAATGGCGCAGGAGGCAGCGCACGTCTACCGCAGAACTGCTGAGATCGCGGAACTAGCTGTCCAGAAACTCCTGGAAACTTGCGTGGCGTCTGAAGGAGCGGCAGCAGAAATGGGAGGGAAGCTGCTTGGTGCCAGAAAACACGAGGAGCCCGCACCGCAGGCCACAACTTAGTCTGTGCATGATCGTACGCAATGAAGAGCCATGGCTGGCCCGTTGTTTGAATAGTGTGCGGTCAGCCGTGGATGAGATCGTCGTGGTCGATACCGGTTCCACGGACAGGACGGCGGAAATCGCCAGTCGCTTTGGAGCCAGGGTCTTCTCAGAGCCATGGCGAGAGGACTTTGCCGCAGCGC
This genomic stretch from candidate division KSB1 bacterium harbors:
- a CDS encoding glycosyltransferase family 9 protein, whose product is MGAILVIQPLQHGDALQILPALAGLRRLWPDQEVWVLGQGEYANLLRQSQFVEGVVGLDFQLSQATPQAFEIWAQAAMDVLPLRKWRGVVNLSQSAPAGRLADLIGAQWKAGMLVQRDGTQVLADDPTRLLFGAIQTRPFARIHLGDFYRLMLRVDRWVPEILFSPTRGEQSLVSELLRDRGWDGREPLLVFQLGGSTSNRLWPVESFARVGREVHAWGLRPVLIGPPEERALAQAYFQLAPEGVIDLVGCLPTDALPALFHKACAMVATDVGAAHIAAHCGCKVVGIYFSTAWVHETGPYGEDHWVWQVELPCAPCFDRTACVERRCARIVRPEDVLWTLTEAGLAPSSKKTRPPSSPLARLFRSRRTDLGLLRFEPVYPAGDTVQDRLAVAVSEAAWLVLTGTRSRNTGDWARDGGHRIAPELVASAEALRRIGCLARAAEQECRVILRMLRQKAQLGDVKRRNDRLRALDEQIASTAEDSLLLRGYLSTALRTLPGHTPTEMAQEAAHVYRRTAEIAELAVQKLLETCVASEGAAAEMGGKLLGARKHEEPAPQATT